The following nucleotide sequence is from Acyrthosiphon pisum isolate AL4f chromosome A2, pea_aphid_22Mar2018_4r6ur, whole genome shotgun sequence.
TCGCTGATCACACGATAAAAAGTTAGGTAACTTTCTtaagcttaaaataaatgttgtatttaataaaataaattaaactcatATGATTTCACGTATTCTAGTTATTATTGAATCTTGTTTAATAAGACAATCGACCTGCttcctttattttttgtttattgaaggttaggttaggaccATCGCCGCTCCCACTATATCTTATCATTCATCTCTACCCAAAGCTAATCTTTTTCTATCCCTGACTCCAAGGAGCTTTAGTGATCTCTGGTCACAACACCGATTTCTTGATATTATTCCATTAAGATTCCATATTATGGCCTTGCGAAGTAGTCTACCATCAGCTCTCCACATTAGTCTTGCCTAGCTAAGCCTTACTTTTTAgagtacttttttaataatacaaataaaaatgatttatttttgatactaaattaacttaaattaagtaaaacaatcatgaaaaattgaataggtaggtagttcaaaattcatatttttgggATCATTGCACATACTATTTTAGATAAGTGctgaataaaatgattaaaactgTACGAAAATAATGTAATTCGTAAGCGTGGATCGCAACCGTGCTGAATAGTATTTTCCATTTGGAATACTATAAATCCGTAAACCATGGGTTTCTACTACACAATGGTATATTAAGATGCGGTCACTTATCGTATCGTGTATTCAAAATGTTGGCAACATGCACTTTtacactactataatatattgataaagcCATAATAGTTACGTTTTTCATTATTCACTTCGAATTTTGCAAGCGAAAACACAACCTTATCTACGAATTATTGATAGATTTATTAAACTGTTGTGCCTATTGCATTCGTTTGTTTTTCAGTGATGCAACGAACCTGTTAATAGTACATAGGTTACCGTTTTATCACCTACCGATGGTAAACAACGTTGTGGTGtgcgtaaaatataattcattgttGTCGGTTTCCGGTGCACCTCGTATCTGTATTGTTTTCTCAGTGAGTGTACTCGGTTTCAAAAACAATAGGCAATATTAAAGGCTACCTTTTTTTATCGAACAGCTCTATATATTAAGATGCCTggatttttcaatagttattgtgctaaaattttttattagatacgaTTTTATTTGGTTCAATTAATTGGTGCCTAAAAAATGGTAACCAAGTTTAATAACTAAcctatagtttatttttgtagatAATGAGTTTACCCCAACTTAATTGtactgtacctacatattttgatttttaattttttttttattaaaagtaaatctCAGATTGgttaatgtataagtataatgcgTCTTCTGTTTTGTTAATCATGATAATTCCTAATGATTAACTGTAGGTATGCTAACTCTCAAACACACACATAAGGGCAGTAAGAGAGagaaatgtaatatgtaatagaaCTATAGAAGTTTTCTTCAGTGTCGCAGAAAATCGTAGGACTAATGTTGTTGGTTAGGAAAAAGTTTGTTGATGGATAAGCAAACTTATTGCACGGTCTAGCCCTCCATCGTCTTAACATGACGTATgctctatatttttaaataatagcatGCGTAATAATACTTCcgattttttatgataaaatgttattaaattatggatggttgattatagataataaatgtacatttcGATCGTTAGAATATTACCGTATTAAAGCCGAGTAATTGAAAAGTTTTCAgtactgttaaatattatttatgaattgatTAGCATTGGAATTTTCATATTACActgcaaattgtaaaaatgaattaataaactaatgatAACGAGTAAGACTGAAGTTTTCGATAATATTTCCAGAGAttgattttgtatataaaaaaaataaactttagcTAAGAGTGCTGTTCatgtaataaaattgttgttcaACCGTTTGCCGTATTTCTCGCCCCTCTCCGGCTCCGCGTCGCatgaaataaaagaaaacttttattttttttccggtTAAGTTTGGTTTGGATCTCACAACCTTTCAAAacaaacttttaagtatattatagcttTTTAGATGGTCCAGATATCGACAAACaaagttttgtaatttttttttctcgcttCCCGCTTCTGGACTTAAGACTTAAAAAAAGTTTCTAAATTAAAAGAAACCTTCCTTGTgatcttttataaattaaagaaagAAAACTATaacttcattttaattttatttatagttaagatattaaaagttttttttttttttattgttgcaGGTTCCCTACCCCTATCAATGGTATGATTTGGACGTCTTAGGCACACTTGTAAAACCCAAACAGTCAAAACGCAAGGATTAAACAAACGTGTTGGTAGTCCAGTAATGGACAAACGGAAAATGATTACAAAAAGAACACGAATCGATACAACTATACGAGGTGCTGGATCCGGTGCTGGAGCAATTACCAATGGACCTATACAAACAAGGCCGTTGGTCGCCTTGTTGGACGGCAGAGATTGTTCAATAGAAATGCCCATACTCAAAGATGTGGCTACTGTTGCATTTTGTGATGCCCAATCCACTTCTGAAATCCATGAAAAGGTAGgaatttatattctattgatTACTTTTTGTGATACTAATATGTTGTTTTCACTATAGGTATTAAATGAAGCTGTTGGTGCTTTAATGTGGCACACCATTGTTCTTACAAAAGAAgatttagaaaaatttaaaacgctcAGAATTATTGTACGAATAGGAAGTGGAGTTGATAATATTGATGTAAAagtatgtaacattttaatcattttataatctattttagCCAAcaacttgaaatattatatttcataaaagcatatattataataacatttatttatttattaatatttttttaggctGCTGGGGAATTGGGTATAGCAGTTTGTAATGTACCTGGTTATGGAGTAGAAGAAGTGGCAGACACAACACTATGTTTGATTTTGAACCTTTACCGTAGAACCTATTGGTTAGCTCAAATGGTCAGGGAAGGAAAAAAATTTACTGGGCCTGAACAAGTACGAGAAGCTGCTCAAGGATGTGCACGTATTCGAGGGGATACTTTAGGAATTGTTGGCTTGggtaattgataatttaaacaattttctaatcattttaatttatttcaatttatttttatttttgtattaaaggTCGTATTGGCTCAGCAGTTGCATTAAGAGCTAAAGCTTTTGGCTTTAACGTAATATTCTATGATCCTTACTTACCAGATGGAATTGAAAAGTCTCTAGGCTTGACTCGAGTTTATACACttcaagtaaattttatttattatattatataattttggaaaatttattttattttattaatgacacAATTTATAGGATTTATTGTTCCAATCTGATTGTGTATCGTTGCATTGCACTCTGAATGAACATAATCACCACCTTATAAACGAGTTTACCATTAAACAAATGAGGCCAGGTAAAcgattatttactttaaatattctaaacatTATGACATTATAGTTTTACTAAAAATGAAATTGGTTATAGGGGCTTTCCTTGTAAACACAGCTCGAGGTGGATTAGTTGATGACGATGCACTTGCAACAGCATTGAAACAAGGACGTATTAGAGCGGCTGCCTTAGATGTTCATGAAAATGAACCTTTTAATGTACTTCAAGGTATGTCATGCAACTAATTGACGATTTTCTATTcctataaattctaatttatcaaataacttTTCAGGACCATTAAAAGACTCTCCAAATTTACTGTGTACTCCACATGCTGCATTTTATTCTGACGCTAGTTGTACAGAGTTAAGAGAAATGGCTGCTAGTGAAATCCGTAGAGCAATTGTAGGTCGAATACCCGAGTGTCTTCGTAATTGCGTCAACAAAGAGTATTTTCCTGCTCCGACTACCTATCCACATCAAGCAGGAGTTGCAAGTGTCGCATCAGCAGTTGCTGTAGCTGCAGCGGCTGCCGCAGCAGCTAATCCTGACGCTATGAACGGAGGGTTTGTGttccttaaataattaaaaaaataaaataaattttaatcattaattctGTGATATAGATATTATGCGGGTGCTGGCACAGGATCTTTACCAGTACAGCAAGCACATTCTACTACTGCACATGATAATGTGCCTGGTTCAGGGTCAGCACCACCACCCCCTTCACAACAAGCACCACCAAGCTCCCAGTCAGCTCCACCCACTTCAGTTCTGCCACATTCATTAGTGAGTACACTACCGTCTGTCAGTAGTGGGGCTGATTCAGTGCCTTGAGCATCATCTGCCCTGTCACCTCTCATTCCTCTGTAATCAATGAGTATGTTTAACTCCCATTCATCCGGCCTATTACATAGAAATTTcgatgatcttttttttttaactacttagattaaattttaatatttacatttgattGTATTAAAAACACGTACCTAAATGATTTATTGTACAAgttcaaattagttttaaacatattattcacaaaattatatttttcttggaAAAACATACAAGATACAACTCCACTGATATATGAATATTTgggatttttaatttacactttttgttttaatttgtacacaatattttgtaaattgctTTAATTGTGCGTATAATTCATTATTCTCGACTCACAATatttccaaatttaaaaaaaatatcagagaTAATTTTTCTTTCATTACTCCTAATTCAACGACCCTGTTTTGCTTAAGACcctatagaataattaataactttgatGTTGctatttgtacttattttgcTTTACTAATACTGTGAGTGTGTTGCTAcgcatgttaattattaaagggTGCCACAGTTAAGTATCAAAGTAATACGTTTttgttaattagttaaaattctatttatacaatatcatattggCTTACAAATTGgttaatgttttaaacaaaatttttttataatatatttgtttatactaATCAACTGAActaacaatgtttattattttaactaattatccCATGAATGTAGGTTAACATAATATGGAGATATGGTTAGATTTATGTTGAgcgttaattaaatattaaacttattcttatacgaattaatttattttaattaatgtttttatttataatcgaccaatttttattttatttttattttttatatatgacaactacatatcattttttttttcatgtaaatattCAGAAATACTTTCAAGAGGTTTAACTTAGCttaaattatatctaattgaatagtaaattaaacatcaataaaattgttataaagaACTGAAGAGAATAATCATAAAGTTTGATTTCTTTTTGatattaaagtttttacttCAATACATATTCATAGCTTGTAGAAAatttgttattgatttattaaaacataatgttatagttAGTGAGTAAAGAATacagttatgatttttttcttccATATTTTcagttcattatttttgataacttGCTGTATTCAAATATAGTTTTGGCAccctttaataataacaatatattgataGTGCATTATAACAAGTACacgttttaattgttttattaattaataataatttatgaatgttatacaatataattatatatgctgTACTAagacttaaaaatatgattgataAAGAAAATTATGTCCATAGCTTAATTTTATTGGTCTGCATCATATGGAAGGGCGCAGGTGGCCTTACCATAAGACAATGTattgcacaataatattttaattcacttGAATAATTCCTCAAGGCGTCCTGGGGGttgatttatttgtttgtttgatttaaaaatcaatgtgttttaaaatgttgctGTGCCCTTAGCGACATAATTTCCATGACCGCTTCTTTATTGTTGACACGCTTTCGggaattttgtgttttattttttttttttactgattctgtttattttttatttttatttttattttttgtagtttgTTAACACCCAGCTTCCATACACTTCTGGACAAAACGACCGTGACAATACAAATAATGTGAGCCAGAGTAGTCCGTCCCTGACGTATAGGTCTGTTGTTTAAAAGGCACTTGTATTCCCTTATACTCTTTTTTGCTTTACAgaatgaaaatagaaaaaaccatttGCTTTAGAACTATAGTTATGTTCTAATAGACTTCTTTtatgttgtttaaataaaaacaacattgtGAACTTTACTAAAACCataaattattggtaaattttaGCTAAAAATAACAGGACGCCTTGagtcttaaaatactcattagACAATAATCAGTTCGAAACAagatcataatttttctttccacgaggtttcttttttttatttttctaacatgTAATCTGGTTTAAAAAGTGCTATTGTATCTCAttcgaaaacaaaattattattcaaaaaaagctgtattattatatgtcttaattttcttttaattttgtaaaaattattgtaaatattcataacaatattttattttaaatgttttcaatatttaaaatgttattttacaatGCAATAGAGTAATGTTAAATGAATGGGAGACAAAATAGTGGCATTTGGGCTTCTACaggatataaaataacatatacatatgtttttattttttttaatttttaaaaaatttttttaataattattgtaaatagcaACATCACATTAATTTACTAGTGTTTATTACGTATAGAATTTTTAACTGTTAAGTGTGTttaactgttttattattaaaccggAGATATTGTCGCCTTATTGTACATGTAAGGTGTGCGTACATTTGGGCAGGGTTagggaaaataaataaatatttttcaacttaaaaaGTTAGATTTTTGTCGTATTAAATCTATGTTAAAAACAGACTCACTGGTTTAATTTGTCATTGTATGCATATTACATGAATTGAGGTGCAATAATCGACACCTTAAACACTTaagacatatatataatattttatatagatcacaacttttattatttttattttgtacttttttttttaatggaccacaaatcagaattttataatatacatgaaagtacatagaaaaattaaaatattttacaattcagAAATCAAGTTggatattgtacataattttgaTGGAATAACTATTTCTTAAACCCTTTCAAATCATATAGGTTTCATTTAAGCAAAACATTatagtaagattattattattattattattattattttttagacttaCTTTGTGTTGTAATTAGACCTAATTTAAGTCCCAGTTGTAAAAATAAAGCATAAATGTTGAAAAACATGActaaattatatcttttatataagataaaacaataaatatcttGTGCTTTTCGACAAGTGTAATGTCATAAAAACGacatattttgtaacaatacaatttttgttttagttttaagtGAAACAAAAGGTGATGTAATTCTtaatacgattaaaaaaaacaattataaataatttaattattactatacatttatgtatttctgttaAGTAAAAATCGGTCAAGCAATATTTCAGCTGagccaaatttttttaaaactcaaatttgtaaatataatatttaaaaaacaaaacaaatttattgaatacaattttaactattctttttagaaattgtaaaaataaaaaataaatgtaacatttaatattttatttgagaaattacaatatattagtgTTGCatggaacaataatattatttgtgtttatttgtattatatatataatatatttttttttcatcattatttttcaGTATAGTGTAACTTTGagttaatgtttatattaattaaacaatttatcaatAGTACTTGCCACAACCCTAACCTACCTCCAACTTGTTGAAGCTTTGTCGACAACATGTTTATAACTActgatttacaattaatttgtaccagtaccaaaaaaactaaattgattTTTGGTAGcattatgaaatgtataaattacttatgtggaTATAAAATGTCagtcaaataatttttagtcaCGAGGCAGTACAACACTATGAGTAACATATAAAAATCTCTGTGCTGGCAACAATgttactcaaaatatattctaCTTTGTTGACTTGAGCTTAGGGTGAAAACCAATGAGATTCAAGACTGCTTGCTGAACCTATAGTTACCATTTTCCTATTTGAAATCAACCTACAGGCATGGTATATGAGTTTAtacataagtttaatttttttcaagtgtttagtaattacttttatttatcaACATAAACGGTTTTTCCCAGATTAATACTAAAGAATTGAAATACTGGTGTACAATGACAAATCTAAGTGTTGATTTAACACCCATCACTCCGGTAACATAAGACATTGTatgcaaattataaatagaacacaataatcttgaaaattttcaaatgaataccttttacctatgtaaaatctagttattaagttttttaaaaatgtatattcttgTTCTGAAGtgtgtttttacaatatttggcACATTTTAACCAGTTACCTTCTACTTATACCTAtgattattgcatattataatgtccgTTTTTGTTAACTATTGTTACTTAGATAGATTCTAAGTGTttgctttatatattttaggagAAAAAATTCAATAGgaaaattttgatttgaccAGTATAAGAAAGcaaaaattacctacctaaattaacaaattaaccgtttttttattaatttatgtcattatttaaaaacaaaataataaatcgaaattaatatagttttcttttaaaaactTTGGAGTCCAATAAATGTCAAATTGGcaaacatttgtaaattattttgttgaaagttttttattttaatacctaaagcttgaaaattttacaaaaattccttattttcatattgaaaccaaaataaaaatagagcaTAATaccttatttaatataaaagtgtttgaaatataaattttgataaaattttatatattttcatattattcagATAATTTGTcttaatggttttttattttgttattctcaAAATACTTCTACCAATAATACAAAACAGAAGCTTGCATCattcttttattattcaaattataattttctgtatacaatgtaactttcaaaatattgactAATATTTCCTATACCGTGATTCCATTCTCTGCACGGTTCTAAGGTTTGGCACCACTTCGGTATAGTCTTAAATTTTAAGTCAATAACTgtattaatatatctaataattactaataatgtctattgttaataaatattattaaaatatctttagaaataGAGGTTGACACACAGTTTCCACTCATAATTGTAATGTTTAATATCAATTATGttgatatatcatataataattcataccgACCAAAGGTAGATGATTTGTTGTTAAATGTAGAGCAATAGAGACAAAGTAGAGAAGAAATTGatacactaataaataatattgtattatatacctatattattatgtattattattatgtgcttcATTcgcatttatattgttttatatttttcagccatatttacaaatgtttgtatagtaattctaaaagttatttgttatacataaaatacattgacTAGATTGAGAATatacttgaatatttaaaaataattaattatgacatAAATAACACACGTAAATgtgtaaaatcaattttacacACTATATAACTGATTAGAAAAAAAGGACTGTCATAAAATTAAGTATAGATaactaaaatttgattaatacttaatacttaattatgaacatttaaaatttgcgtcgttattaatattacataatgtatacGACGAAAAAAGACTTAAATAATCAAAACACAACGCTATAATATGAACGAGGATTGAGAACAATAATGtacattctatattatataatgcagtattctactaaaaaaaaaaaacaattttagcactaagtgatatttatattaattaacgaagtcttaatatttatcacatataattgaacttaaaaaaaaaatgttgagattaattattatttgctgcGGGACTTCAGTTTCAAAAAtcgtaaacaatttattatatcgtattgttCGAGGAAGggtaattattgaatatacgaTGGATATaccaagaaaataaattatattgtactataagaGTATTGAGTATAGTTTTTCATATAGTATCGTTgtcgatattaaaataatggtatGTTAGTATTccaattatctaaataattattttagtgtgGCACAATTAAATAACGCATATTAACAGAAAGTTGATGTTAATCCGATTCTAGACTTCGAGTTTGGGTATGAAGTT
It contains:
- the LOC100158965 gene encoding C-terminal-binding protein isoform X2; this encodes MDKRKMITKRTRIDTTIRGAGSGAGAITNGPIQTRPLVALLDGRDCSIEMPILKDVATVAFCDAQSTSEIHEKVLNEAVGALMWHTIVLTKEDLEKFKTLRIIVRIGSGVDNIDVKAAGELGIAVCNVPGYGVEEVADTTLCLILNLYRRTYWLAQMVREGKKFTGPEQVREAAQGCARIRGDTLGIVGLGRIGSAVALRAKAFGFNVIFYDPYLPDGIEKSLGLTRVYTLQDLLFQSDCVSLHCTLNEHNHHLINEFTIKQMRPGAFLVNTARGGLVDDDALATALKQGRIRAAALDVHENEPFNVLQGPLKDSPNLLCTPHAAFYSDASCTELREMAASEIRRAIVGRIPECLRNCVNKEYFPAPTTYPHQAGVASVASAVAVAAAAAAAANPDAMNGGYYAGAGTGSLPVQQAHSTTAHDNVPGSGSAPPPPSQQAPPSSQSAPPTSVLPHSLFVNTQLPYTSGQNDRDNTNNVSQSSPSLTYRSVV